Proteins found in one Oncorhynchus mykiss isolate Arlee chromosome 3, USDA_OmykA_1.1, whole genome shotgun sequence genomic segment:
- the LOC110503882 gene encoding immunoglobulin superfamily DCC subclass member 3-like produces MNQTRNVQLFLLVVISSVLGRASELAFLKEPNDVIAVRDRPLMLDCQVEGEGPISVMWRRNGVSVPTGPKASVLANGTLLIKSFQKRRESNETDAGEYACAAQNHYGMLISRKARVQLASLPKFHIHPESMSVDEGGVARLTCQVNGIPEASISWEKNRTAVNTDDNRYTILPTGILQITGVRRADSGVYRCVATNIANTRYSNEAQLTVTVAAPRIYKEPVILSGPQNLTITVHQTAILECIATGNPRPIVSWSRLDGRSIGVEGIQVLGTGNLMISDANLQHSGVYVCSANRPGTRMRRTALGRLVVQAPPEFLQWPQSVSRPAGSSAVFTCMAQGVPEPHLIWLKNGKILTPGDNVKLTNNNSTLAVTRITTDDEAIYQCIAENSAGTNQASARLALTQSTELPEAPQDLTATALSPTTLQLTWAQPAPEVTDGIIGYVLHIRMLGEPDSRELQEAVSKTTFQHDFTTLEPATTYSIYLKAYSPLGASQQSSTVVATTLGGVPSSPSFFTKVLNKTAMQVFWELPSKSGKVQGFKLSYREVPQPNFQGQEVFPGHINTHTISHLEPTAVYEIQLVAYNGNGDGTANKRLVSLAESGTSAKTSSGGQSPCNCKQEDEGSMTGIVVGIHTGMACIIFCVLFLMFGYRRSFFCRKGTQDGWSGPRGGDRNQRAGPPKEGVIRMPEVIELVPQRCDSITAPVMVVKGQAPPAQCQVLIEQPPPCQPGTGTG; encoded by the exons ATGAACCAAACGAGGAATGTTCAGCTTTTTCTATTGGTGGTCATATCTTCAG tGTTGGGCAGAGCCTCTGAGCTGGCCTTCCTGAAGGAGCCCAATGATGTCATCGCCGTGCGTGACCGGCCCCTGATGCTGGACTGCCAGGTAGAAGGGGAGGGGCCTATCTCTGTGATGTGGCGGCGCAATGGAGTGTCCGTTCCCACCGGGCCGAAGGCTAGCGTGTTGGCCAACGGAACTCTCCTGATCAAGAGCTtccagaagaggagagagagcaacgAGACGGACGCTGGGGAGTATGCCTGTGCTGCCCAGAACCACTATGGCATGTTGATCAGCCGCAAGGCCAGGGTTCAGCTGGCAT ctcTCCCTAAGTTCCACATACACCCAGAGTCCATGTCGGTGGATGAGGGTGGCGTTGCCAGATTGACCTGCCAGGTGAACGGAATCCCAGAGGCCAGCATCTCCTGGGAGAAAAACAGAACTGCTGTGAATACTGACGataacag GTACACCATCCTGCCCACAGGGATCCTGCAGATAACCGGTGTAAGGCGGGCTGACAGTGGTGTGTATCGCTGCGTAGCCACCAACATCGCTAACACTCGCTACAGCAATGAGGCCCAGCTCACTGTCACTG tggcaGCTCCACGGATCTACAAGGAGCCGGTGATTCTGTCGGGTCCTCAGAACCTGACCATCACTGTGCACCAGACCGCCATCTTGGAGTGCATCGCCACTGGCAACCCTCGACCCATTGTGTCCTGGAGTCGGCTGG acGGGCGCTCCATCGGGGTGGAGGGTATCCAGGTGCTGGGTACGGGGAACCTGATGATCTCAGATGCCAACTTGCAACACTCTGGGGTATACGTGTGCTCTGCTAACCGCCCTGGCACCAGGATGAGGCGTACTGCGTTGGGCAGACTGGTGGTGCAGG CTCCTCCTGAGTTTTTGCAGTGGCCGCAGTCTGTCTCCAGACCAGCAGGGAGCAGTGCAGTGTTCACCTGTATGGCCCAGGGAGTCCCCGAGCCTCACCTCATCTGGCTGAAGAACGGCAAAATCCTGACGCCTGGTGACAACGTCAAGCTCACCAACAATAACAG CACGCTGGCGGTGACGCGCATCACCACGGATGACGAGGCCATCTACCAGTGTATTGCTGAGAACAGCGCTGGCACCAACCAGGCCAGTGCCCGCCTGGCCCTCACCCAGTCCACGGAGTTGCCCGAGGCCCCTCAGGATCTGACGGCCACGGCCCTGTCCCCCACCACTCTACAGCTCACCTGGGCCCAGCCTGCCCCAGAGGTCACCGACGGCATAATCGGATATGTGCTGCACATCCGCATGTTGGGCG AGCCAGACAGCAGAGAGCTGCAGGAGGCTGTCAGTAAGACCACCTTCCAGCATGACTTCACCACCCTGGAGCCTGCCACCACCTACTCCATCTACCTCAAGGCCTACTCCCCTCTGGGAGCCAGCCAGCAGTCCAGCACTGTGGTGGCTACAACACTAGGGGGCG TACCCAGTTCTCCCAGTTTCTTCACCAAGGTGCTGAACAAGACAGCCATGCAGGTGTTCTGGGAGCTGCCCAGTAAGTCGGGCAAGGTACAGGGCTTCAAGCTGTCCTACCGCGAGGTCCCCCAGCCCAACTTCCAGGGGCAAGAAGTATTTCCCGGTCACATCAACACCCACACCATCTCCCATCTAG AACCCACTGCTGTGTATGAGATCCAATTGGTGGCCTACAACGGCAATGGGGACGGCACTGCCAACAAGCGTCTGGTTTCACTGGCTGAGAGTGGTACCAGCGCCAAGACCAGCTCCG GTGGGCAGAGCCCATGTAACTGCAAGCAGGAGGATGAGGGGTCCATGACTGGCATTGTGGTGGGAATCCACACTGGCATGGCATGTATCATTTTCTGTGTGCTGTTCCTCATGTTTGGCTACCGCCGCAG CTTCTTCTGCAGGAAGGGGACCCAAGATGGCTGGTCAGGGCCCCGAGGAGGAGACAGGAACCAGCGGGCTGGCCCACCAAAAGAGGGGGTGATCCGCATGCCCGAGGTCATTGAATTAGTGCCTCAA AGATGTGACTCTATCACTGCTCCAGTGATGGTTGTTAAGGGTCAAGCCCCCCCAGCGCAGTGCCAAGTCCTCATCGAGCAGCCCCCACCATGCCAGCCTGGCACAGGCACCGGCTAA